The Poriferisphaera corsica DNA segment TAGGGGGTCTTGATATTGGCGACTTGACGGTCATGGTTGATGTTGAGGTACTTGCCGGCTGCGAGAATGGCACCGGCCTGCCATGAACCATTGATACCTTCATTGGCGTCGCCGCAATGGATGGTATTGACGATAATATCTTTGGATTTTGCGGTTGAGCAGGCTTGCGAGAAGGGGAATTGACCTTGTGTGAAGGGTTCGTTGCCGGCGATGTAGATGGCGCGGTAATCGTCGGGGTTGGTTGACCAGTCTAATCGTTTGATCGCTTCATTGATGACAAGGCCGCAGTATTCATCGCCACCGTTTGTGGTGAGTGAGAAGAGAGCTTGAGAGACGGCATCGAGATCGTTTGTGAATGGAAGGACTTGGCGGATGTAGCCTTCGGAGGCGGGGAGGCCGGAGTTGCCGTATTCAAAAATGGCGATGGTGAGGTTTGGTGCGAGGCCGTTATAGGTCGCTTTGCCGCATTGGTTAACGATTGTCCAGAGTTGAGCTTTTGCCTGATTGATGAGGCCAGACATTGAGGAGGAGGTGTCGAGGAGGATGGCTATCTGAAGGTTAGGGTTGTCAATTGAGGGAGGGGTGGGTTTGACTTCGATGGTGATTTCGATGGATTCGGCCGTGGCAGGTGCGGGGATGGTCGTTGTGGTTGTGGTTGGGGCGGATTGTTGCGCGATTTTTTTCGCGGAGAGTGGTGCGGAGAGAATCAGGCTGGAGAGAATGGGCAATAGGATCGCTGCTCGCATCATGGTGCTGCCTTTCGTTTTAATTGAAATATGGACTGCTTTATGTGTTTGACGTGATACGCGAGGAAAAGTTCCCGGGCGAGCATATTTTTTAGAATGTATTTTGTTTTCTCAAAGAAAGTGATTTGAGATTGAGATTAGCAAGGGTTTTTGCGATTTTGAGGCCTGCATTACCGGAGCCATAGGGATGGGTCATGCGGGAGAGGTTTAGCGTGAGCGCTTTATCTGCAGCGGTAAGGACGGGCTTGATGCCGTAGGGAGAATCAATCACGGAGCGGGGTTTTTCGCGGCCATTCTGGCGAGGGCCGATATTGACTGCAGGTGTTTTTAGGGCGGCGGCTTCGATCAGGGCGGCGGAAGAGTTTCCGAGGATGAGTTTGGCGTTCTTAAGATGGGCAAGGAACTGAGGGCGAGGTAGATGTGTGAGATGTGTAGTATTACGATTTGCTTGAGGCTTTTTCATGAAAGAATCAATAGCGGTGTTGATGCCGGTTGTGCCGGGATCAGCATTGGGTGAGAGTATGAGGATTTTAAAGTTGTGCTGTTGAGCAAGTTTGCGAGCGGCTGAAAGGGTTTGCGCCATGTGGGATTGCTCTTGCTTTGGTGAGTCTCCGACAGGATGCTGCAAAACAATGATATCTGTGGAGCTTTCTATCTGATGGATAGATAAAACGAGATCGTCGATGGATGGAGAGCCGTGGAGATGGATGGTGCTAGGTAACTCGCCGAGCTTTCTTATGCGCGTGGCGGATTGTTTGGAGGCGGGGAAGTGGATGTGGGCCAATTTGGTGATGGCGTGACGCATGGATTCATCGGCGATCCCTTCTGCGCGATCGCCGCCATGGATATGGGCAAGGTGTATGTTTGAGATTGCGGCGGCGGAGGCGGCGGCGAAAGCCTCGATGCGGTCGCCGAGAACGAGGACGAGGTGTGTTGGGTGTGAGGCGAAATCTGTTGCGAACGAAGCAATTCCACGAGCTAGAGCTTGTGCATCAGCTGCGTAGCCGGAATCATTCTTAGTCTGCATGCGAACTTTTGCGTCTATTTGAAAATCTGATTTGAGAATATCTTTGTATGAACCGGTCGTCAGATGTTGTCCGGCGGCAATGAGACGTAGCTGCAGCTTTGGATGTGCGCTGATCGCGGCGATTACAGATCGAAGGAGGCCGAACTCTGCGCGTGTGCCGGTCACGACGGTGATGTACTTTGTTTGTTTGGAGGTAGGGCGTGTTGTATTTGTCATGACTAATCGTTAAATAGATTGGCGCTGATCTGAGAGAATCGCTTCGGCGATTTTTAGGTCAATGGCAGTGTCGATATCCACAACATCGTGAGGCTGTGTGATGATGGCACGACGATCTGAGCCGAGGAAAGCATGGGGCTGATCGGGGCTGGTTGTCTGTAGCGATTGACGTGTGAGTGCAATGACACCGCCATCAAGCATATAGACTGGGGGGAGATCTTGCCGGCGGTAGATATTGTTGTCTTGGTACATGAGAAGGCGAGAGTCGTCGTCAACACGCTTCATCCAATAGGGATGATTCTTCTCGACAGGATAGACTGATTGAACTGAATCACAATTAGTTTCGGTAAGCTTGTTGATAGCACGATCTGTTAGATCGTGAGGACGTACCGGCACATTACCATATAGAATGGCGATACAGCCGAAGGTTAGGCTGGTTTGTTTTTCGTACTCCGTCAAAGCGTGGCGGGCGGCTGCGTCCACTGTTGCGGTCGAGGTTGCGAGATCGTCTGGTCGTAGGATCGTTGGGATATTGTTATGTTTGGCAATTTGGGCGAGATGAGGGCCATCGGTACTGAGGATGGTGTGTGTAATAGATGTTGAGGCGAGCGCGTGATCGAATGTGTATTGCAGCATAGGCTTGCCGGCGAGAATGAGGCCGTTCTT contains these protein-coding regions:
- a CDS encoding vWA domain-containing protein → MRAAILLPILSSLILSAPLSAKKIAQQSAPTTTTTTIPAPATAESIEITIEVKPTPPSIDNPNLQIAILLDTSSSMSGLINQAKAQLWTIVNQCGKATYNGLAPNLTIAIFEYGNSGLPASEGYIRQVLPFTNDLDAVSQALFSLTTNGGDEYCGLVINEAIKRLDWSTNPDDYRAIYIAGNEPFTQGQFPFSQACSTAKSKDIIVNTIHCGDANEGINGSWQAGAILAAGKYLNINHDRQVANIKTPYDDKFLELNSQINGTYLYFGVTEVRRSRAQNQLKQDKNMMNMGGMAIAERVASKSKKQVYNNSGRDLVDTFGDKDKLEELATVATEELPKAMQAMTPEQRIEHVKITKEEREKIQKQIAELEMKRQAFIAEKRKELAKDTLGDVITQTITTQLTNNGFAIETTTIEPELQIENN
- the neuC gene encoding UDP-N-acetylglucosamine 2-epimerase, coding for MTNTTRPTSKQTKYITVVTGTRAEFGLLRSVIAAISAHPKLQLRLIAAGQHLTTGSYKDILKSDFQIDAKVRMQTKNDSGYAADAQALARGIASFATDFASHPTHLVLVLGDRIEAFAAASAAAISNIHLAHIHGGDRAEGIADESMRHAITKLAHIHFPASKQSATRIRKLGELPSTIHLHGSPSIDDLVLSIHQIESSTDIIVLQHPVGDSPKQEQSHMAQTLSAARKLAQQHNFKILILSPNADPGTTGINTAIDSFMKKPQANRNTTHLTHLPRPQFLAHLKNAKLILGNSSAALIEAAALKTPAVNIGPRQNGREKPRSVIDSPYGIKPVLTAADKALTLNLSRMTHPYGSGNAGLKIAKTLANLNLKSLSLRKQNTF
- a CDS encoding acylneuraminate cytidylyltransferase family protein, producing the protein MNTLAIILARAGSQGLPNKNGLILAGKPMLQYTFDHALASTSITHTILSTDGPHLAQIAKHNNIPTILRPDDLATSTATVDAAARHALTEYEKQTSLTFGCIAILYGNVPVRPHDLTDRAINKLTETNCDSVQSVYPVEKNHPYWMKRVDDDSRLLMYQDNNIYRRQDLPPVYMLDGGVIALTRQSLQTTSPDQPHAFLGSDRRAIITQPHDVVDIDTAIDLKIAEAILSDQRQSI